A genomic region of Manihot esculenta cultivar AM560-2 chromosome 15, M.esculenta_v8, whole genome shotgun sequence contains the following coding sequences:
- the LOC110601428 gene encoding pentatricopeptide repeat-containing protein At5g06540: MFLPKRLTFSSKRYLCTGCASLSYPPKPALPQLSLLADKCTSMTQLKQIHAQMVVTSRISDHFAASRLLSFCALSDSGDINYAIKLFEITKDPNIFMWNTLIRALASSPNPNRAVFLYTKMRRQGVCPNNHTFPFLLKGCCNSCSLESCKQVHTHVLKFGLELDLHVVNGLVRAYSVSSHLSSARRLFDEFSERNLSIWTTMITGYAQNFCAIEALVLFDRMLADGFEPKGPTIASVLSACARSGCLELGERIHAFMLERGIETGLVLGTALVHMYAKNGAISTAKKLFDSMPERNLATWNAMLCGLASNGNAEEVLALFRKLEKEKLLPNDVTFVGVLSACCRAGLIDVGQKIFNSMKEVYGIEPKIEHYGCMVDLLGRGGKLVEAEELIKRMAMKADVVILGALLAACKNQGNTEIAERVVKDILALEPHNHMVYVVLSNMYAEAGRWQDVWRLRKVMKVGNLKKTPGWSLVDGDT; encoded by the coding sequence ATGTTTCTGCCAAAAAGACTAACCTTCTCTTCAAAACGGTACCTTTGCACGGGCTGCGCTTCCCTCTCTTACCCACCAAAACCAGCATTGCCACAGCTCTCGCTCCTTGCAGACAAATGTACCTCAATGACCCAACTCAAGCAAATCCATGCTCAAATGGTCGTCACCTCTCGCATTTCTGATCATTTCGCCGCAAGCCGTCTACTTTCCTTTTGCGCTCTCTCTGATTCCGGAGATATCAATTATGCTATAAAACTATTTGAAATCACTAAAGATCCAAATATTTTTATGTGGAATACTCTCATTAGAGCGCTAGCGAGTAGCCCAAATCCTAATAGAGCTGTGTTTCTTTATACAAAGATGAGAAGACAAGGTGTTTGTCCAAATAACCACACCTTCCCTTTTCTGCTCAAGGGCTGTTGTAACTCTTGCTCTCTTGAATCTTGCAAGCAGGTTCATACCCATGTTTTGAAATTTGGCTTGGAGCTTGATTTGCATGTTGTTAATGGGCTAGTGAGAGCTTACTCTGTTTCGAGTCATTTGAGTAGTGCTCGCAGGTTATTCGACGAATTTTCTGAAAGGAATTTAAGTATTTGGACCACGATGATTACTGGGTATGCTCAGAATTTTTGCGCTATTGAAGCTTTAGTGTTGTTTGATCGAATGCTTGCTGATGGTTTTGAACCGAAGGGTCCGACTATTGCTTCTGTGTTGTCTGCATGTGCTCGTTCAGGTTGCCTAGAATTGGGAGAAAGAATTCATGCTTTTATGCTAGAGAGAGGGATTGAAACGGGGTTGGTGTTAGGGACTGCATTGGTGCATATGTATGCGAAGAATGGAGCTATCTCTACGGCTAAAAAATTGTTCGATTCCATGCCTGAAAGAAACCTTGCTACTTGGAACGCCATGTTGTGCGGATTGGCCAGTAATGGGAACGCTGAAGAAGTACTTGCGCTTTTTAGGAAGCTagagaaagaaaaattattgcCGAATGATGTAacttttgttggggttttgtcTGCCTGCTGCCGTGCAGGCTTAATTGATGTTGGTCAGAAGATCTTTAATTCTATGAAGGAGGTATATGGCATTGAACCCAAGATTGAACATTATGGATGCATGGTGGATCTTCTGGGGCGAGGTGGGAAACTAGTTGAGGCTGAGGAATTGATAAAAAGGATGGCCATGAAGGCCGATGTTGTGATTTTGGGAGCCTTATTAGCTGCTTGTAAAAATCAGGGAAACACTGAGATTGCTGAAAGAGTGGTGAAAGATATTCTAGCCTTGGAACCTCATAATCATATGGTCTATGTTGTTTTGTCCAATATGTATGCAGAGGCTGGACGGTGGCAGGATGTATGGAGGCTTAGAAAGGTTATGAAAGTGGGGAATTTGAAGAAAACACCTGGGTGGAGCCTTGTGGATGGAGATACGTAA